The following coding sequences lie in one Acidimicrobiales bacterium genomic window:
- a CDS encoding GrpB family protein yields MRVVRFDDEVAVPISEFGSRFRIGPLTGNDTRGGVQVMHLPPGGLIGRHVTPVRQLLGIVSGSGWAEGDDGVRRELGSGYGVVWEPGEEHAAGTDTGFTAVCVQGRFEVRAISVTRDIVVADYDPTWPAWFETVHASVWPAVEDVALRIDHVGSTSVPGLAAKPIIDMDIVVSEEAQVRPVIDRLRALGYRWLGDLGVVGRQAFHLDGPRELPAHNLYVVVEDNRAHLDHWLLRDALRDDAAAREDYAELKRQNAELAGGDIDVYVARKAAFVAELLTRARRQRGLPAAEYWVP; encoded by the coding sequence GTGCGGGTCGTGCGCTTCGACGACGAGGTGGCGGTGCCGATATCCGAGTTCGGCTCCCGGTTCCGGATCGGGCCCCTGACCGGGAACGACACCAGAGGCGGCGTCCAGGTGATGCACCTTCCCCCCGGGGGCCTGATCGGCCGGCACGTCACGCCCGTGCGCCAGCTGCTGGGGATCGTGAGCGGAAGCGGCTGGGCCGAGGGGGACGACGGGGTCCGGCGCGAGCTGGGGTCCGGGTACGGCGTGGTGTGGGAGCCGGGCGAGGAGCACGCCGCCGGGACCGACACCGGGTTCACCGCCGTGTGCGTGCAGGGACGCTTCGAGGTCCGGGCCATCTCGGTCACCCGGGACATCGTGGTCGCCGACTACGACCCCACGTGGCCGGCGTGGTTCGAGACCGTTCACGCGTCGGTCTGGCCCGCCGTCGAGGATGTGGCGCTCCGGATCGACCACGTCGGATCGACGTCGGTGCCCGGACTGGCCGCCAAGCCGATCATCGACATGGACATCGTGGTGTCGGAGGAGGCGCAGGTCCGGCCGGTCATCGACCGCCTGCGGGCCCTGGGCTACCGCTGGTTGGGGGACCTGGGGGTCGTCGGTCGCCAGGCCTTCCACCTCGACGGCCCCCGGGAGCTGCCCGCGCACAACCTGTACGTGGTGGTCGAGGACAACAGGGCCCACCTCGACCACTGGCTACTCCGCGACGCCCTGCGCGACGACGCCGCCGCCCGGGAGGACTACGCCGAGCTCAAGCGGCAGAACGCCGAGCTGGCGGGCGGGGACATCGACGTGTACGTGGCCCGGAAGGCGGCGTTCGTGGCCGAGTTGCTCACGCGGGCCCGCCGCCAGCGGGGACTGCCGGCGGCGGAGTACTGGGTCCCGTGA